Within the Thalassotalea ponticola genome, the region TCAGAGTATTTTTACTCTGAGCTTTTTATCCGTGCCTAACGAGGTCACTGGCTTCGCCAATAACTGATGGCATTATTATACAGACTACAACCCGTTATCGAGTGTATCTACAGTAATATCAGTGGTGCCCACCAAACGGCAATTACGGTAATTAATAGCAAACCAATGATATTTAGCATCACCCCTGCTCGCACCATTTGCGGAATACTGAGCTTGCCTGAAGAAAACACAATGGCATTAGGTGGGGTCGCAACCGGTAGCATAAATGCGCAACTTGCAGCTAAGGTGATTGGCACACACAACAACAACGGGTTGATGTCACCTTGAACAGCAATGGCTCCCATCACCGGTAAAAAGGTTGCCGTGGTCGCTAAGTTACTGGTTATTTCCGTCAAAAATATGACTAAACCCGTTGCCGCAATAATCAATATAACCACGCTCCAGAGCGCGATAGGTGAAATACTCTCACCTAGCCACAGTGCTAACCCAGATGATGAGAACGCCGACGCTAAGCTTAAACCGCCGCCAAACAAGACCAATACGCCCCATGGCAAGCGATTAACATCATGCCATGTCATCAATTGAGCCTGAGATTGAGAGCCACTGGGCAAAATAAATAACACCATAGCGGCAGCCATCACAATACCTGCGTCGGATAGACCTTCAATATTAAAGTAGCTGGTCAGCGGGCGCCGCAACATCCACAATACCACCACGAGGCTAAATACTATTGCAACGCGCTTCTCCGGCGCTGACATTGGCCCGAGTTCAGCCTTCAACGATTTGATATGCGCGTTCACTTTATCATTTGCCGGAATCGCCACGCGATATAAAACCCGAGTTAATGCCCACCAACAAATAGGCAGCATGACAACCATCACAGGCACGCCAACTAGCATC harbors:
- a CDS encoding DASS family sodium-coupled anion symporter — encoded protein: MTEKITHLAYSAERANYQNYGLVLGPLFFVLMMLSADTQTTMSPVAWNTAGVALWMATWWSTEAVPVPITAFLPIVTFEMLDIASLKEAAAPYSNPIIYLFLGAFILALAVERWNLHKRIALLILEKTGTDGRKLILGFMVVAALLSMWMTNTSTTMMLMPIALSVATVIIENTPQLSDKQKAQFQIAILLGLAYAATIGGLATLVGTPPNALLAAFLVDNYGIEVSFARWMLVGVPVMVVMLPICWWALTRVLYRVAIPANDKVNAHIKSLKAELGPMSAPEKRVAIVFSLVVVLWMLRRPLTSYFNIEGLSDAGIVMAAAMVLFILPSGSQSQAQLMTWHDVNRLPWGVLVLFGGGLSLASAFSSSGLALWLGESISPIALWSVVILIIAATGLVIFLTEITSNLATTATFLPVMGAIAVQGDINPLLLCVPITLAASCAFMLPVATPPNAIVFSSGKLSIPQMVRAGVMLNIIGLLLITVIAVWWAPLILL